Proteins from a genomic interval of Rhodococcoides fascians A25f:
- the proP gene encoding glycine betaine/L-proline transporter ProP, which translates to MRRKPALSEESITVVDQPMLKRAVSAAALGNTMEWFDFGVYGYLAATLGKVFYPDATPAVQLISTFATFAAAFVVRPLGGLFFGPLGDRIGRQKVLAATMIMMAIGTLAVGLIPSYATIGIWAPILLLVARLVQGFSTGGEYGGATTFIAEYSPDKRRGFLGSWLDFGTFVGYAMGSGLVTILNAVLGEASMVEWGWRIPFFVAGPMGLIGLYLRLKLEDTPAFRKQLDEHDSKVKAQESARRSVGKIFTDHWRALLICMGIVLLYNVTNYMVTSYLPTYFTEVVGRSQLSADLLVLSAMIVVVSIIVLVGRLTDRIGRKPVFVFGAVGQIVLAVPCFLLLRGSGWVGPLVACLLLGLVLACFAAPSASTLPALFPTRIRYAALSIGFNLSVSIFGGTTPLVTSALVSATGSPMIPAYYLIVSGVIGLIAVGFLRESATQPLDGSPPQVDSTEEAKELYTEASALAGRP; encoded by the coding sequence ATGCGGAGAAAGCCGGCGCTGTCGGAGGAGAGCATCACCGTCGTCGATCAACCGATGCTCAAACGCGCGGTGTCGGCTGCGGCCCTCGGCAACACGATGGAGTGGTTCGACTTCGGTGTCTACGGCTACCTGGCGGCGACGCTGGGCAAGGTGTTCTATCCCGACGCCACGCCCGCGGTTCAGCTCATCTCGACGTTCGCCACGTTCGCCGCAGCATTCGTGGTTCGGCCACTGGGCGGCCTGTTCTTCGGCCCGTTGGGGGACCGAATCGGTCGGCAGAAGGTGCTCGCCGCCACGATGATCATGATGGCCATCGGCACCCTGGCCGTCGGACTCATCCCCAGCTACGCGACCATCGGAATCTGGGCACCGATTCTCCTTCTCGTCGCACGCTTGGTTCAAGGCTTCTCCACCGGCGGTGAGTACGGCGGTGCCACGACCTTCATCGCCGAGTACTCCCCGGACAAACGGCGTGGCTTCCTCGGTAGTTGGCTCGACTTCGGCACCTTCGTCGGGTACGCGATGGGCTCCGGTCTGGTGACGATCCTCAACGCGGTGCTGGGCGAGGCCTCGATGGTCGAATGGGGCTGGCGCATACCGTTCTTCGTTGCCGGCCCGATGGGGCTCATCGGGCTGTATCTACGGCTCAAGCTCGAGGACACTCCCGCATTCCGTAAGCAACTCGACGAACACGACAGCAAGGTGAAAGCGCAGGAGAGTGCACGGAGGTCGGTGGGAAAGATCTTCACCGATCACTGGCGGGCTCTGCTGATCTGCATGGGAATCGTGCTGTTGTACAACGTGACCAACTACATGGTGACGTCGTACCTTCCGACGTACTTCACCGAAGTTGTCGGACGTAGTCAGCTCAGTGCCGACTTGCTCGTGCTTTCGGCGATGATCGTCGTGGTGAGCATCATCGTGCTCGTGGGCCGACTCACCGACAGGATCGGCCGCAAACCGGTATTCGTGTTCGGGGCCGTCGGGCAGATCGTTCTGGCCGTGCCGTGTTTTCTTCTGTTGCGTGGCAGCGGATGGGTCGGGCCGCTCGTCGCGTGCCTCCTGCTCGGCCTCGTACTGGCCTGTTTCGCGGCACCGAGCGCATCGACGCTGCCTGCCCTGTTTCCCACCCGGATTCGCTACGCCGCGCTCTCGATCGGGTTCAACCTGTCGGTTTCCATCTTCGGCGGAACTACGCCCCTGGTGACCTCGGCTCTGGTCAGTGCAACGGGCAGTCCGATGATTCCTGCCTACTACCTCATCGTGAGCGGCGTCATCGGACTCATTGCAGTCGGTTTCCTGCGCGAATCCGCCACGCAACCGCTCGACGGGTCTCCGCCGCAGGTGGATTCGACCGAGGAAGCCAAGGAGCTCTACACCGAGGCATCGGCTTTGGCCGGACGACCCTGA
- the meaB gene encoding methylmalonyl Co-A mutase-associated GTPase MeaB yields MGSPNDNTSTSTGAASPRGRTIDIDAVADAVRANERSGLARAITLVESTRSDHRDLAQQLLLRVLPDAGGSHRVGITGVPGVGKSTFIDALGMRLIEKGHRVAVLAVDPSSTRTGGSILGDKTRMSRLAVQENAYIRPSPTSGTLGGVARATRETIVLLEAAGFDVILVETVGVGQSEVTVANMVDCFTFLTLARTGDQLQGIKKGVLELADLVAVNKADGKHATDAKNAARELAGALRLIYPHDAIWKPPVLTMSAIEGTGLDEYWDTVLRHRQVLSDAGEFAEKRRKQQVDWTWTMVNDQLLRRLAQNPSVKAIRSDVEARVRDGSLTAALAAQELLDAFDS; encoded by the coding sequence ATGGGTTCTCCGAACGACAACACGAGTACCTCGACCGGTGCAGCGTCGCCGAGAGGCCGAACCATCGACATCGATGCGGTGGCCGACGCGGTCCGAGCGAACGAGCGATCCGGTCTGGCGCGTGCCATCACCCTGGTCGAGTCGACTCGATCGGATCATCGAGACCTTGCTCAGCAGTTGCTTCTTCGGGTTCTGCCCGATGCAGGTGGTTCCCATCGCGTCGGAATCACCGGCGTGCCGGGGGTCGGCAAATCGACCTTCATCGACGCGCTCGGAATGCGGTTGATCGAGAAGGGGCACCGGGTCGCGGTGCTGGCCGTCGATCCGTCGTCGACGCGGACCGGTGGTTCGATCCTGGGTGACAAGACCCGGATGTCGCGATTGGCGGTGCAGGAGAACGCGTACATTCGGCCGTCTCCGACGTCGGGAACTCTGGGCGGAGTGGCGCGTGCGACCCGAGAGACCATCGTCCTGCTCGAAGCAGCCGGTTTCGACGTGATCCTGGTCGAGACGGTGGGCGTCGGACAGTCGGAGGTGACGGTCGCGAACATGGTCGACTGCTTCACGTTCCTCACGCTTGCGCGCACCGGAGATCAGTTGCAGGGCATCAAGAAGGGCGTTCTCGAACTCGCCGATCTGGTGGCCGTCAACAAGGCCGACGGCAAGCACGCGACCGACGCGAAGAACGCGGCGCGGGAGTTGGCGGGCGCGTTGCGGCTGATCTATCCACACGATGCGATCTGGAAGCCCCCGGTGTTGACGATGAGTGCCATCGAGGGCACCGGGCTCGACGAGTACTGGGATACAGTGCTGCGCCATCGGCAAGTACTCAGTGACGCAGGCGAATTCGCAGAGAAGCGTCGCAAGCAGCAGGTCGATTGGACGTGGACGATGGTCAACGATCAGCTGCTGCGCCGGCTGGCGCAGAATCCCTCCGTCAAGGCCATCCGCAGCGACGTCGAGGCCCGGGTGCGCGACGGTTCCCTGACCGCCGCGCTCGCGGCGCAGGAGCTACTCGACGCGTTCGATTCCTGA
- a CDS encoding OsmC family protein: protein MPNHNYGLTVNWTGNRGEGTSGASCYDRDHVVSAPGKPDLAASSDPSFRGDAERWNPEELLVASLSSCHMLWYLGLAAASGVTVTGYIDSPTGVMTEQSDGSGQFVEVTLAPVVSVADPSMVARAEKLHASASSKCFIARSVNFPVRHTPTTQVAA, encoded by the coding sequence GTGCCGAACCACAACTACGGACTCACAGTGAACTGGACGGGCAACCGCGGCGAGGGCACCTCGGGCGCCTCCTGCTACGACCGCGACCACGTTGTCTCGGCTCCAGGGAAACCCGACCTCGCAGCAAGTTCCGATCCCAGCTTCCGCGGAGATGCAGAGCGCTGGAATCCCGAGGAGCTCCTCGTGGCCTCGCTGTCGAGTTGCCACATGCTCTGGTACCTCGGACTGGCCGCCGCATCGGGCGTGACCGTCACCGGCTACATCGACTCCCCCACCGGGGTGATGACCGAGCAATCCGACGGGTCCGGGCAGTTCGTCGAAGTCACCCTGGCCCCGGTCGTGAGCGTGGCCGACCCGTCGATGGTGGCCCGCGCCGAGAAACTGCACGCATCCGCGTCGTCGAAGTGCTTCATCGCACGTTCGGTCAATTTTCCGGTTCGCCACACCCCGACCACGCAGGTGGCCGCATGA
- a CDS encoding nucleoside hydrolase: MTVPLIVDVDTGIDDSLALLYLLATEEADILGIASTAGNVPVDQVAANNLAWLDLCRAGDVEVALGAQMPLVAPLMTTEETHGPQGIGYAELPVSPRPLSERDATTMWIELVRSRPGEITGLVTGPLTNLALAIRRDPELPRLLKRLVLMGGAFQHQGNTTPTSEWNIAVDPEAAAEVFAAFSGLPAERRPIVCALDITETIEMTPEHVRRLAERAGSSPGEVISSSDAPGVRSTASNPIVRHFSDAVRFYMEFHRDHDQGFLAHMHDPFAAAVALDADIATYRHATVDVELVGTLTRGTTVADWRGMWGRDANVAIATHTDPEAFFDRLIDRVGALAARLYPATPAADADSGIERVE, encoded by the coding sequence ATGACGGTGCCACTGATCGTCGACGTCGACACCGGGATCGACGACTCGCTCGCCCTGCTCTACCTGCTCGCGACCGAGGAGGCAGACATACTGGGTATCGCCTCCACCGCCGGGAACGTGCCGGTCGATCAGGTTGCCGCGAACAACCTGGCCTGGCTCGACCTGTGCCGCGCAGGCGATGTCGAAGTAGCGCTCGGTGCCCAGATGCCGCTCGTGGCACCGCTGATGACCACGGAGGAAACCCACGGGCCACAGGGAATCGGGTATGCAGAGCTACCGGTCTCGCCGCGACCGCTGTCGGAGCGAGACGCCACCACGATGTGGATCGAGCTGGTCCGGTCGCGTCCGGGCGAGATCACCGGTCTCGTCACCGGTCCACTGACCAATCTCGCGCTGGCGATCCGGCGTGACCCCGAGCTTCCTCGACTGTTGAAGCGTCTGGTGCTGATGGGCGGAGCCTTCCAACACCAGGGCAACACCACACCTACCAGCGAATGGAACATCGCGGTGGACCCGGAGGCAGCCGCGGAGGTGTTCGCGGCCTTCTCCGGACTACCTGCCGAGCGTCGCCCCATCGTCTGTGCGCTCGACATCACCGAGACCATCGAGATGACGCCGGAACACGTCCGGCGGCTTGCCGAACGGGCCGGAAGCTCTCCAGGCGAGGTGATCTCGTCGAGTGATGCACCAGGGGTTCGGTCGACCGCGTCGAATCCGATCGTGCGGCACTTCTCCGACGCGGTGCGGTTCTACATGGAATTTCATCGTGATCACGATCAAGGATTCCTGGCGCACATGCACGATCCGTTCGCGGCCGCTGTCGCACTGGACGCGGATATCGCCACCTACCGTCACGCGACCGTCGACGTCGAACTCGTCGGAACCCTCACGCGCGGAACCACAGTCGCGGACTGGCGCGGAATGTGGGGCAGGGACGCGAACGTCGCGATCGCGACGCACACCGATCCGGAGGCGTTCTTCGACCGCTTGATCGATCGTGTCGGAGCTCTCGCCGCCCGGCTCTATCCCGCGACGCCGGCGGCCGACGCAGATTCAGGAATCGAACGCGTCGAGTAG